The Actinocorallia herbida DNA window GCCGAAGCCGACCGCCCCGCCTCCGCCCTCCACTCCTACGCCCAAGCCCTCCACTCCTACGCCCACCTGGGAGACACCTCTTCCTACGCCCTCGCCCTCCGCGAGGCCACTCACCTCCACAGCTCCCTCCCGAAGGATCCGAACCGCCCCTCCCCACCGGAAGGGACGGCCCGGAGGCCCGCTCAGGACTCGGGGACGATGTAGGAGCAGACGACCTCGATGACGTGCCGGTCGTGCCCCCGCCGACGAAGACGCGGACGTTGCCCGCGCCGTCGCGCAGGTAGTGGCCGCTCACGTCGATGGGCGCCTCGGTGGAGGCTCGGGAGGGGCTGCCGGGGTGGCCGGGCTGAAACCGTTCCTTTCCTGAGGGCGCGGGGCGCGTCGGAGGGGCGGGGGAAGGCGGCGGGCGGATACTGGAGGCGTGGGGGAGCGGGGGCCGGGGGCGATCCGGGTGACCGGCGCGCGCGTGCACAATCTGCGATCCGTGGATGTGGACGTGCCGCTCTGGCGGGTCGTGGGCGTCACGGGGCTCTCCGGGTCGGGCAAGTCGTCTCTGGCAATGGGGGTGCTGTACGCGGAGGGATCGCGGCGGTTCCTGGACGGGCTGAGCACCTTCACCCGCCGCAGGATCGAGCAGGCGGCCAAACCCGACGTGGACCGGGTTGACTTCCTGCCCGCCGCGCTCGCTCTCCGACAGCGTCCCCCCGTGCCCGGCAGGCGCAGCACGGTCGGGACGATGAGCGAGGTGCTCAGCATCGTTCGGCTGATGGTCTCCCGGCTCGGCGCGCACGTGTGCCCGAACGGCCACCGCAATCCCCCGTCCCTGGCCGCCGCGGCCGACGAGTGGACCTCGTGCGTCGAGTGCGGGGTGCGGTTCCGCCTGCCGGGCGCGGAGTCCTTCGCGTTCAACTCGCTCGGCGCCTGCCCGGTCTGCCACGGCATGGGGACCCGCGACGAGGTCGATGAGGACTCACTCGTCCCGGATCCGGCCAAGACCCTGGCCGAGGGGGCCGTGACGCCCTGGAACAGCGCGGGCCGCAGCTACATGCCGCAGGTGGCCGCGGAGCTCGGGGTCAGGATCGACGTCCCGTACGCCGAGCTCACGGCCGCGGAGAAGGAGATCGTCCTGCACGGCCCGCCCGAGCAGCGGGAGGTGACGCTCCCTTCGAAGAAGGGCCGCGCGTTCAAACTGAACATGACGTTCGAGAACGCGGTGGCCTCGGTCGCCCAGGCGGGCAGCAGCGGCAGCGAGACGACGCGCAGCAGGCTCAGCAGGTTCTTCACCACGCACGTCTGCCCGGCCTGCCACGGCACCAGGTACCGGCCGGAGGCCCTCGCCTCGCACCTGGACGGGCGGACGATCGCCGAGATCACCGCCTTGGATCTGGAGCGGCTCGACGCGTTCGCCGCCGACCTGCCCGGCTGCCTGCCCGAGCCGGTGCGCGCCCTCGCCTCGCGGCTCGCCGGGGAGCTGCGCGACTCGGTACAGCCGCTACGCCGGCTCGGCCTCGACTACCTGTCTCTGGACCGCTCGGGCGACTCCCTCTCCACCGGGGAAAGGCAGCGCGTCCAGCTCGCCCGGACGGTACGGGAGCGTTCTACCGGGCTGCTGTACGTGCTGGACGAGCCGTCGGTGGGCCTGCACCCGGCGAACGTCGCGGGGGTGCGTGACCTGGTCGGCGTCCTGGCCGGC harbors:
- a CDS encoding excinuclease ABC subunit UvrA, with protein sequence MDVDVPLWRVVGVTGLSGSGKSSLAMGVLYAEGSRRFLDGLSTFTRRRIEQAAKPDVDRVDFLPAALALRQRPPVPGRRSTVGTMSEVLSIVRLMVSRLGAHVCPNGHRNPPSLAAAADEWTSCVECGVRFRLPGAESFAFNSLGACPVCHGMGTRDEVDEDSLVPDPAKTLAEGAVTPWNSAGRSYMPQVAAELGVRIDVPYAELTAAEKEIVLHGPPEQREVTLPSKKGRAFKLNMTFENAVASVAQAGSSGSETTRSRLSRFFTTHVCPACHGTRYRPEALASHLDGRTIAEITALDLERLDAFAADLPGCLPEPVRALASRLAGELRDSVQPLRRLGLDYLSLDRSGDSLSTGERQRVQLARTVRERSTGLLYVLDEPSVGLHPANVAGVRDLVGVLAGNGNSVVVVDHDVDLLRAADHLIEMGPGAGSLGGTVTAQGTPQEVAADPASVTGPFLSGEAEPVVRTRRAEKEDGRLSLTVGELYNLRDIAVHVPLRRLTLVTGVSGSGKTALVLDSLVPALRRRLAGQPLPPHVQDLDAGGITRLVEIDATPIGKNARSTPATYSGVFDPVRQLFAASPDAAERGWKPGHFSYNTRDGQCHRCEGLGELSLDIQYLPDMTIRCPDCDGGRYNPQTLQVRVDDRTIADVLSLTVDEAAEAFSGRPAIAGRLSALHSVGLGYLTLGEPTPTLSGGEAQRLRLAEALRTDQDGALYVFDEPSIGLHPLDVRTLLSALDGLLAAGATVLVIDHDLDLIANADRVVDLGPGAGPHGGRIVAAGTPEEVAADPGSPTGVYLARHLRRG